One Phragmites australis chromosome 23, lpPhrAust1.1, whole genome shotgun sequence DNA window includes the following coding sequences:
- the LOC133906214 gene encoding ribulose bisphosphate carboxylase small subunit, chloroplastic 2-like produces MAPCVMASSATSVAPFQGLKSTAGLPASRRSSSSGFGNVSNGGRIKCMQVWPIEGIKKFETLSYLPPLTTEDLLKQIEYLIRSKWIPCLEFSKVGFVYRENARSPGYYDGRYWTMWKLPMFGCTDATQVLKELEEAKKAYPDAFVRIIGFDNVRQVQCISFIAYKPPGCEESGGA; encoded by the exons ATGGCTCCCTGCGTGATGGCTTCGTCGGCCACCTCGGTTGCTCCCTTCCAAGGGCTCAAGTCCACAGCTGGACTCCCAGCGAGCCGCCGCTCCAGCAGCTCCGGCTTTGGCAACGTCAGCAACGGTGGAAGGATCAAGTGCATGCAG GTGTGGCCGATTGAGGGCATCAAGAAGTTCGAGACCCTGTCCTACCTGCCGCCGCTCACCACGGAGGACCTCCTGAAGCAGATCGAGTACCTCATCCGGTCGAAGTGGATCCCCTGTCTCGAATTTAGCAAGGTCGGGTTCGTTTACCGTGAGAATGCTAGATCCCCAGGGTACTACGACGGCCGCTATTGGACCATGTGGAAGCTGCCCATGTTTGGCTGCACCGACGCCACCCAGGTGCTCAAAGAGCTCGAGGAGGCCAAGAAGGCCTACCCCGACGCATTCGTCCGCATCATCGGCTTCGACAACGTCAGGCAGGTGCAATGTATCAGTTTCATCGCCTACAAGCCACCAGGTTGTGAGGAGTCTGGCGGCGCCTAA